Sequence from the Wielerella bovis genome:
CAAGCTATCAATCTTACGAACACAGGTTCTAAGTAAAAATAATATGGTGAATTCACTAAACCAGTACAGCGTTGCCAGCTCTCTTATGTACTCGGTGTACACGGCAGTCGCTGTCGCCTTGTCCTGATTTAGTGAATCCACTATACTGTTGCTACTTATTGTATTTTAACTGAACTATATTTACTTGAGATGCAGTGGTTGCTGTTACTTTATCTTAAATTTCTATGTTAAATGACTGCACATGGTGGTAATTAAAATTATTGTTTCATATATTTAATCCAAAAAAGTTTATTAATTTAAATATTTTCAATTAGTTATCATTGTATTACGTTTAAATAAATCTTTAATAGGCAGCCTGAAAGTAAAAATTTACACTAATAAATCTTGTCAAACTTTGACATATTTTAACAAATGTTTTATGATGAGTTCCAGTTGCTGTTAGAACGCTTCACAAAACGCTCACGGCTTTTCTATTTTCTATCTTTTTAATCAAAGAGGTATGTTTATAATGGAACCAATTATTTTGAATGGCTACTACACGCTCATTGCGGCAACATTGGTTTTGTTGCTGGGGCGCATATTGGTAAAGAATATCAAATTTTTGCGCGATTTCAATATTCCTGAACCGGTTTCGGGTGGTTTGATTGCAGCTGCTATTATCACAACACTATATTACACGGCAGGCATTACTTTCCAGTTTGAATCCGCTTTGCAAACAACTTTCATGTTGATTTTTTTCTCATCAATCGGCTTATCTGCCGATTTCTCGCGTTTGAAACAAGGTGGTTTTCCATTAGTTGCTTTCTTGATTATTGTGAGTATCTTTATTGTGTTGCAAAACTTTGTTGGAATTGGTTTGGCAACTTTAATGGGACAAAATCCTTTGGTTGGTTTATTAACAGGTTCTATCACATTAACAGGTGGTCATGGTACAGGTGCGGCATACGGTAAAACTTTGTCTGAACAATTTGGTGTGCAAGGCGCGGTAGAAATGGCTATGGTTTCTGCGACTTATGGCTTGGTAGCAGGTGGTTTGGTTGGTGGTCCAGTAGCACGTCATTTGTTAAATAAAATGGGTCATAAACCTTTGGCAGATGAGGTGGATTCTGGAGACCTTAAAGGCGAATACGATAATCAAACATTTGAAAAATCTGCACGCATGCGTTTGATTACTGCGGAATCTGCGATTGAAACAATGGCTTTGTTTGCTGCTTGCTTGGCATTCTCATCATTTGCATACGGTTATATGACTGAACACTTTCCAAACTTTAAATTACCACAATTCGTATGGGCATTAGGTTTTGGCGTATTATTGCGTAATGCACTGACAGGTATGTTTAAATTTGATATGTTTGACCGCGCGATTGACGTGTTTGGTAACGCATCATTGAGTTTATTCTTGGCAATAGCATTGATGAGCATGAAATTGTGGCAACTGGCTGGCATGGCAGGTCCATTGTTGGTTATCTTGTTGGCACAAACTGCGGCTATGATTTTATATGCTTACTTTGTTACTTTCCGTTTCATGGGTAAAGACTACGATGCTGCCATTTTGACAGCAGGACATTGTGGCTTTGGTTTGGGTGCAACGCCAACCGCGGTTGCCAATATGCAATCAGTAACAGGGACATTCGGTCCATCACATAAAGCGTTTTTGATTGTGCCACTGGTCGGCGCATTCTTCATTGACTTGGTCAATGCTGCTATTCTTGACCGTATGATGGCATTTTTTGGTTAATACTATTTAAAAATTAAGGCAGCCTGAAAAACTTATTTTTCAGGCTGCCTTAAAGCTATTTTTTTGATATGATGCACGCTTAAATTTTTACGAAGGATATTTAAATGACGAAACAAACCCTTATTGCTGCTACTTGCGCTGCCTTGCTTTTGTCCGCCTGTTCTAATAAAGAAGAAAACACCGCCGTGGCATCTAGCGCAGCTGTGGCAACAGATTGTAATCATCCTACTGTTGCTACACAGGTTCAACAAATCATTCAGCAAGCCATCGCAACACAATCACAAGGTTTTATCAATAAAAATGACAGCAATGGTATTTTGGATTCGGATAAACTCATCGCCATTGTAGCGCAATTAGGCATCAATATAAGCGATGTTCAAGCAGGTAAAATGCCCCATACTTGTGAAGCCCAAGTCAGCATTAACATTCCAGAAAACGTGTTGGCGCAAGCCAAAACCAATGCACCTTTGTTGCAAATTGAAGCACCCGTAGATGTCATTACCAAAGGCATCATTGGCAGCAACACAAAATTTGACAACAATACCTTATCTCTACCTTTGAATTACTCCATGCAAAACAATCAATTTGCATTGACCGATAAAAATTTAAATGGTGTGGCAAATCTGCTGACCGATGCACTTATGGCCTATGCGGTGCGTGATTTGCTGACTGTTAATGGCAAAGAAATCCGCCGCGAAGATGCTTTGCGTATGCTGACAAAATCAGCCGAGCCCAAACCCAATACCGCATCAACGCCCGCTGTAGTACCCCAAATTAAACAAGTAGAGCCGATTGGCGAACCAATTCCTACACCACCTGCCGATGTGCAAATGCCAAAAGAGGAAGTTATACCAGCAGAATCTCAACCTGCTGAAAATGCAAACGCACAAACGCAGCCTGAAACCTTAACGCCTCCTGACAGCAAACCACAAAGTCGCATTACCGATAATGATTTGGATAATGCGCGCCAAGCCAATGATGATGCCACACAAAACATCAAAGGCGCATGGCGTAAAATTGCGCCCGAAATCCAAAAAGATTTGGTGGCAGAACAACGTGAATGGGAAAGTAAAAAACGCCAATCATGCCGTAGCGCAGCCGCCAAAGGTGCGGACGCAGCCGAAAGTCGTTATTTGCAAATGCAATGCGATACTCGTATGACACGCGAACGCATAGAATACTTAAATGGTTACAGCATTGATTAATATTGTAAAAAAAGGCAGCCTGAAAATGTGGTATGCATTGTTTATCTTGCTTTCAGGCTGCCTGATTGTGTACGCTATTCGTTGTTACACCGCATACGTTACTGCCCCCTATTTGTTTGATAATCCAGCCCAGTTGTCCACGCAAAAAACCGCCTTGCTACTGGGTACCAACCCCAAACTCAAAGATGGGCGCAATAATTTGTATTTTGACTACCGCATTCGCGCCGCAGCCGATTTGTATCACGCAAACAAAATCCGCTACATCATCGTCAGCGGCGACAATCGCAAAAACAGCTACAACGAACCCGATTACATGAAAGCCGCGCTCATCGCACAAGGCATTCCTGCAGAACGGATTTATCCCGATTACGCAGGCATTCGCACTTTGGATTCCGTGTTGCGCGCGCACGCAATTTTTGGGCAACAGCGTCTCATCATTATTTCGCAAAAATTTCACAACGAACGCGCGGTGTATCTGGCGCAAGCACATGGCATAGAAGCCTACGGCTACAACGCCACCGATGTGGATGTGTATAACGGTTTCAAAACCCAACTGCGTGAATATGGCGCGCGAGTCAAAATGCTGCTGGACGTGTGGACAGGCAAAACCGCGCGACATGGCGGCGACAAAATCGTCATACCCGAATAAAACATTATTTGCAGGCTGCTTCACAATACACGACATTTTTTGAAATAAGCACGAATCTTGTTCCTTCCCCCGTCCTAAACGGGGGAGGGCTAGGGTGGGGGAAATCGGTGGAACAAATTTATTTTTCTGAAAATTAACGAGCCACCCCCCACCCTAACCCTCCCCCGCCAGCGTGGGAGGGGATAGATTTCAGGTAATATTAAAGATTCATGTCGTGTACCGTAAAGCTCCTTATATTCAATATTTTGAATAGCCAGTCTGAAAACCACATTAAATCAAATTATTATGTCTGATATTCTACAAAAAATTCTCGCTACCAAAGCCCAAGAAGTTGCCGCGCAAAAAGCCGCTATTTCTTTGGACGACATCAAACGCATGGCACACGATACCGAACCGCCACGCGATTTCATTGGCGCGATTACCGCCAAACATCAACTCAATCAACCCGCTATTATCGCCGAAATCAAAAAAGCCAGTCCGTCCAAAGGCTTGATTCGTCCCGATTTTCGTCCTGCCGACCATGCGCGTGATTACGAAGCGGCAGGCGTGGCGTGTTTATCCGTTTTGACCGATGAGCCGTATTTTCAAGGCTCGCCCGATTATTTGCGCCAAGCACGCGCCGCCGTATCGCTACCCGTGTTACGCAAAGATTTTATGATTGATGAATACCAAGTCTATCAAGCGCGAGCATGGGGCGCAGATGCGATTTTATTGATTGCAGCAGCATTGGACGAAGCGACTTTACTGCATTTGGAACGCACGGCACACGAGTTGGGCATGGCGGTTTTGCTGGAATTGCACGATGCGAGCGAGTTGGCAAAATGCGCCAAAATGAACACCATTTTGCGCGGCGTAAACAACCGCAATCTGCGGACATTTGACGTAGATTTGCAGCAAACGATTCAACTGCTGCCGCATCTTTCAGGCTGCATTACCGTTACTGAAAGCGGTATTCGCGATAAACAAGATGTAGATTTTATGCGTGAACAAGGCGTGCATACTTTTCTCATCGGCGAAACGTTTATGCGTGCAGACGATATTACCGCCGAAGTTCGGAAGCTATTTTAATGCGTAGGCAGCCTGAAAATATCCGCTGGATTGGCTTGCTGTGCGTATTATTGTCTGCTTGTTCGCCCAATCAAGATGATGCGCCACAAACTTCGCATATCATCGCTGCTTCGGTGGAGGCTAATCAAGCGGCGATTGCCAGCGCAATTTTGGCGGATGCCGAGCCTCGCAGCGATATTTTACAAGCGCGAAAAGAGGCAAAAGCTGAAGTTAGTGCATCGGATATTGCCGAAATGGCGACGCAAATGAATATGTTGCCAGAATATGTGCCTGATACATTTCAGGCTGCCTCTGTGCCTGAAAATTTACCGCCATTGCATCCGATTTGCGAGCAATATTATCAACGCGTTGATGCTTGTTTTGCGCGACAAGGCGATGATGCCAATGCCTTGCGTGCGCAAAATCAAGAAGCAAAAATTGAAGTCATGCGTGAAAATCCCGATGAAGCAACGTGCCACGCGCTGAACCAGAGTTTTAATTCTGTCGCCATGAATTTAGGTTGCGAATAGGCAGCCTGAAACCCATTAAAGTCCACATCATGAAATTTGCCTTTCTTTTTCTCAAATTCCTGTCCCGATTTCCTGTTAGCACGCTGCAAAAAATAGCGCGTGTTGTCGGTTTTTTGTGTTATTGGCTGGTTGTGCCGCGCCGCAAAGTCGGGCAGCGCAATTTGGCACTGTGTTTCCCCGAAAAATCCGCCGCCGAACGCGAACAAATTTTGCGTGAACATTTTTATCATATGGCATTATTGGTATTGGAATATGGGCGATATTGGTATGCCGATGCAGGCAGCCTGAAAAATGCCGTGCGCTATCAAGATAAAGAAATTTTGGATAAGGCATTGGCAAATAAAGAAAAAGTGATTTTGTTGTATCCGCATTTTACTGCGTTTGAAGCCGCCGTTTACGCGCTCAATCAAGACGTGGCATTGACCAGCGTGTATTCGCACCAAAAAAATGTTGAGCTGGATAAACAAATTTTGCATGGACGACACCGCTACAACAATGTCTTTTTGATTGGGCGCACCGAAGGTTTACGCGCCATTATCAAACACATTCGCAACAGCGATGCGCCTTTTTTGTATTTGCCTGACCAAGATTTTGGCGCGAAAGACAGTATTTTTGTGGATTTTATGGGCGTTCAGGCTGCCACGATTACAGGTTTGTCGCGCATCGCCAAAATGACCGATGCCAAAGTGATTCCCGCCATTCCCACGCGCGAAAACGATGGCACGGTAACATTGCAGTTTTATCCCGCGTGGGACAATTTCCCCAGCGAAGATGTTATGGCAGATACACAGCGCATGAATGATTTTATCGCCGAGCGTATTCGTGAACAGCCAGCGCAATATTATTGGCTACACAAACGCTTCAAAACCCGTCCCGAAGGCGAAGTTTCTGTTTATTAAAAATAAGGTTTCAGGCTGCCTTAATATCGTTGTTTAAAATAGAAATCAGGCAAAGCGACAACGAATGCAAAGGGTAGCCTGAAAATGACTTAATAAATATAGATGTATCTTTTTCTAAATATCTATTATCAAATATTTTTTTGTGATACATTACTTTGCACTCGCCCAAATATCAAAACAGGAAAAATACCATGAGTACCCATTTTATCCGTCCCGACATTCTCGCACAAAGCGCGTATCAAGTTGCCGATGTTCCCGCCGATTTCATCAAACTAGATGCCATGGAAGTACCCTACACTTTTCCCGAAGAGTTGCAAAAACAACTGGCGGAACAATTAGTCAATACGCCCATTAATCGCTATCCCAATATTGCCAGCAGTGGCATTCAGGCTGCCTTGCGTCAAACTTTCCACATTCCCGAAACCACCGCCATCGCTTTGGGTAATGGTTCGGATGAGTTGATTCAATTTCTCACTTTATTGGTTGCGCAGCCCAATGCCGTGATGTTGGCGCTGGAACCCAGTTTTGTCATGTATCGCCGCAACGCTGAATTATTCGGTATGCAATATGTTGGCGTACCACTTA
This genomic interval carries:
- a CDS encoding lysozyme inhibitor LprI family protein; the protein is MTKQTLIAATCAALLLSACSNKEENTAVASSAAVATDCNHPTVATQVQQIIQQAIATQSQGFINKNDSNGILDSDKLIAIVAQLGINISDVQAGKMPHTCEAQVSINIPENVLAQAKTNAPLLQIEAPVDVITKGIIGSNTKFDNNTLSLPLNYSMQNNQFALTDKNLNGVANLLTDALMAYAVRDLLTVNGKEIRREDALRMLTKSAEPKPNTASTPAVVPQIKQVEPIGEPIPTPPADVQMPKEEVIPAESQPAENANAQTQPETLTPPDSKPQSRITDNDLDNARQANDDATQNIKGAWRKIAPEIQKDLVAEQREWESKKRQSCRSAAAKGADAAESRYLQMQCDTRMTRERIEYLNGYSID
- the gltS gene encoding sodium/glutamate symporter, giving the protein MEPIILNGYYTLIAATLVLLLGRILVKNIKFLRDFNIPEPVSGGLIAAAIITTLYYTAGITFQFESALQTTFMLIFFSSIGLSADFSRLKQGGFPLVAFLIIVSIFIVLQNFVGIGLATLMGQNPLVGLLTGSITLTGGHGTGAAYGKTLSEQFGVQGAVEMAMVSATYGLVAGGLVGGPVARHLLNKMGHKPLADEVDSGDLKGEYDNQTFEKSARMRLITAESAIETMALFAACLAFSSFAYGYMTEHFPNFKLPQFVWALGFGVLLRNALTGMFKFDMFDRAIDVFGNASLSLFLAIALMSMKLWQLAGMAGPLLVILLAQTAAMILYAYFVTFRFMGKDYDAAILTAGHCGFGLGATPTAVANMQSVTGTFGPSHKAFLIVPLVGAFFIDLVNAAILDRMMAFFG
- a CDS encoding SanA/YdcF family protein is translated as MVTALINIVKKGSLKMWYALFILLSGCLIVYAIRCYTAYVTAPYLFDNPAQLSTQKTALLLGTNPKLKDGRNNLYFDYRIRAAADLYHANKIRYIIVSGDNRKNSYNEPDYMKAALIAQGIPAERIYPDYAGIRTLDSVLRAHAIFGQQRLIIISQKFHNERAVYLAQAHGIEAYGYNATDVDVYNGFKTQLREYGARVKMLLDVWTGKTARHGGDKIVIPE
- the trpC gene encoding indole-3-glycerol phosphate synthase TrpC gives rise to the protein MSDILQKILATKAQEVAAQKAAISLDDIKRMAHDTEPPRDFIGAITAKHQLNQPAIIAEIKKASPSKGLIRPDFRPADHARDYEAAGVACLSVLTDEPYFQGSPDYLRQARAAVSLPVLRKDFMIDEYQVYQARAWGADAILLIAAALDEATLLHLERTAHELGMAVLLELHDASELAKCAKMNTILRGVNNRNLRTFDVDLQQTIQLLPHLSGCITVTESGIRDKQDVDFMREQGVHTFLIGETFMRADDITAEVRKLF
- a CDS encoding lipid A biosynthesis lauroyl acyltransferase, which translates into the protein MKFAFLFLKFLSRFPVSTLQKIARVVGFLCYWLVVPRRKVGQRNLALCFPEKSAAEREQILREHFYHMALLVLEYGRYWYADAGSLKNAVRYQDKEILDKALANKEKVILLYPHFTAFEAAVYALNQDVALTSVYSHQKNVELDKQILHGRHRYNNVFLIGRTEGLRAIIKHIRNSDAPFLYLPDQDFGAKDSIFVDFMGVQAATITGLSRIAKMTDAKVIPAIPTRENDGTVTLQFYPAWDNFPSEDVMADTQRMNDFIAERIREQPAQYYWLHKRFKTRPEGEVSVY